From the Oleiharenicola lentus genome, one window contains:
- a CDS encoding nucleoside hydrolase: protein MKLLLLECLLFGSLVAAPIPVLLDTDIGTDIDDAYALAQVLRSPELELLGVTTVSGDAVARARLAAKLLTVAGRSDVPVYAGLSTATQYMKQVEWAAGFTSPALHSSGGIEFLRQQINARPGEIVLIAVGELTNVAALLESEPGIGKKLKAIALMGGSIRRGYAPGSKPEPEWNIKSAAKAAQVVFSSGVPLLIAPLDSTSDLKLTTERKTRLFAHGTPLTDALAALDFVWTHTNTWSAKLPTLFDNLAVTLVATPDHVLLTALHLVVEADGTTREVADRPPNARVALTSDPAAFLDHFVARLVSPVR from the coding sequence ATGAAACTGCTCCTGCTGGAATGCCTGCTGTTCGGTTCCTTGGTCGCCGCACCCATCCCCGTCCTCCTCGACACGGACATCGGCACCGACATCGACGACGCGTATGCGCTGGCACAGGTGTTGCGCAGCCCGGAGCTGGAACTGCTCGGCGTGACGACGGTGTCGGGCGACGCCGTGGCCCGGGCGCGACTGGCGGCGAAACTGTTGACTGTCGCCGGACGCAGCGACGTGCCGGTTTACGCCGGCCTCTCCACCGCGACCCAATACATGAAGCAGGTCGAATGGGCGGCCGGCTTCACTTCGCCGGCTTTGCACTCATCCGGCGGCATTGAGTTTCTGCGTCAGCAGATCAACGCGCGCCCGGGTGAGATCGTGCTGATCGCCGTCGGCGAGCTGACCAACGTCGCCGCGCTGCTTGAGTCCGAGCCCGGCATCGGGAAAAAGCTCAAGGCCATCGCCCTGATGGGCGGCTCCATCCGGCGTGGCTACGCGCCGGGGTCCAAGCCCGAACCCGAGTGGAACATCAAGTCCGCCGCCAAGGCCGCGCAGGTCGTTTTTTCCTCCGGGGTGCCGCTGCTCATCGCGCCGCTGGATTCCACCTCCGACCTCAAGCTGACTACCGAGCGGAAAACCCGGCTCTTTGCGCACGGCACCCCGTTGACGGATGCGCTCGCGGCGCTCGACTTCGTCTGGACGCACACGAACACCTGGAGCGCCAAGCTGCCCACCTTGTTCGACAACCTCGCCGTCACTCTCGTCGCAACGCCTGACCACGTGCTGCTCACCGCACTGCACCTCGTCGTCGAGGCCGATGGCACCACGCGTGAGGTCGCGGATCGGCCGCCCAACGCCCGCGTGGCGCTGACTTCAGATCCCGCGGCGTTTCTCGACCACTTCGTGGCGCGGCTTGTCAGTCCCGTCCGTTGA
- a CDS encoding DUF1643 domain-containing protein: MENPCTFSPDRRHRYSLVHRWNPLFGDRLILWIGLNPSTADEQQLDPTLTRIRSFSQREGFDGFWMANLFALRTPYPKEMMADPDPVGPGNDASLLEAADRCERIVAAWGAGGDFQGRATAVAKLFAGRELWCLGTTQDGQPRHPLYVAAKAPLVRWLSPLQVQP, translated from the coding sequence ATGGAAAACCCCTGCACCTTCTCTCCCGACCGGCGGCACCGCTATTCGCTTGTGCACCGGTGGAATCCGCTCTTCGGCGACCGGCTCATCCTGTGGATCGGGCTCAATCCCTCGACCGCCGACGAGCAGCAGCTCGATCCGACGCTCACGCGCATCCGCTCGTTCTCGCAGCGCGAGGGCTTCGACGGGTTCTGGATGGCCAACCTCTTTGCCCTGCGCACGCCCTACCCGAAGGAAATGATGGCTGACCCCGACCCGGTCGGCCCGGGCAACGATGCGTCCCTCCTCGAGGCCGCGGACCGCTGCGAACGCATCGTCGCCGCCTGGGGCGCCGGCGGGGATTTCCAAGGGCGCGCGACCGCCGTGGCGAAACTCTTCGCCGGCCGCGAACTCTGGTGCCTCGGCACCACGCAGGACGGCCAGCCCCGCCATCCGCTCTACGTGGCCGCCAAGGCGCCGCTGGTGCGGTGGCTTTCTCCGCTACAGGTTCAGCCGTAG
- a CDS encoding DEAD/DEAH box helicase: MPPNPRQPAVRSVRTPQALTALRGWLGTFPAETREVGGDLYRRKAVKEVWSEADHLVKAEVDIGSELLGITLFLTRGAWTSRCSCPVLDRCEHVYAAGLAWLAAVEAGQLDGRRPTIPLLPADRAAEAKPAAPITPSSEPVLPAGLAAWLRALPAPGEKPAGGPLQQIAGLRVRLEPTGKWQLEVRVADEPRWKPPAKRLLADIAASRPADFEHLPPAEAALGAAFAAECRLDARTLTPRLSLSEETVVGLLRTTAARAALVLPDGSPFAVQPEPLAFQASAAPGKADRLDLHLVTPDGRVAAGARLIAPRPEPLYLFDGFVWRGPPPAPSSQLPTAALNDARILPRLRAAGIRLPAGLSAEIRTVVLRPRLRCWLTPAYEENERDFHAQLVARAENPPCEQRWTENAGWQWSPQGLPPPRGPGEPLLEFDLSKAQVVSGSFASFRLVWDGWAEAWTRPVSDSFPDEFIDWHEALPDDVELDVSPELAALLGAPLRAHLKLGVAPAGGNKEDWFDLSVGVKIEDTTLTPEEIALLVKARGKWVSLPKHGWRRLDPSLAIDPLAAVALERLGLSLDEVIATGRATNHRLHALQLAAASEPFVGEDALVIHQLKERLTRLAALPPPALPAGLRAELRPYQREGFQFLAHLSRHGLGGILADDMGLGKTVQTLAWLLHLVETANVRITNIVSSRPPEETQPNVRNTNIGLEGMRPFRCLVVCPKSVTHGWLTEAARFAPELETVAFDPVNPRAVAEAIDAPGRTAPRVLVANYAQLRLHATAFRGAEWDAVVLDEGQFIKNPGSQVAIVARSLQAQHRLVLTGTPIENRLTDLWSLFAFAQPGLLGDQPGFRRQYPEVEPAALARLHRRVQHFLLRRTKAQAAPDLPTRTEDDIIVDLEGEQRALYDAELKRARAHLMGVKTPGELGAVRFHVLASLLRLRQICCHPALVDPAHAALPSAKLDALLERIEELADEGHQVLVFSQFTGMLELIRARLVEANIGHLILTGATENRAELVDQFQTDKSKTVFLLSLKAAGFGLNLTAASYAFLYDPWWNPAAEAQAIDRIHRIGQTRPVMAYRLIADNSVEQKIRALQREKSALASAVIQEESVATVMDLESLREILS; this comes from the coding sequence ATGCCGCCCAATCCCCGTCAACCCGCCGTGCGCTCGGTCCGCACGCCGCAGGCGCTCACCGCGCTGCGCGGCTGGCTGGGCACGTTTCCCGCGGAGACGCGCGAGGTCGGCGGCGACCTTTACCGCCGCAAGGCCGTGAAGGAGGTCTGGTCCGAGGCCGACCACTTGGTGAAAGCCGAGGTGGACATCGGCAGCGAGTTGCTCGGGATCACGTTGTTTCTCACCCGCGGCGCGTGGACCTCGCGCTGTTCGTGTCCGGTGCTGGACCGCTGCGAACACGTCTATGCCGCCGGCCTCGCCTGGCTGGCCGCGGTCGAAGCCGGCCAGCTTGACGGCCGCCGCCCGACCATTCCCCTGCTGCCGGCGGACCGTGCCGCCGAGGCGAAACCTGCCGCTCCGATCACGCCCAGCAGCGAACCCGTGCTACCGGCCGGTCTCGCCGCCTGGTTGCGCGCCCTGCCCGCACCGGGTGAAAAACCCGCGGGCGGGCCGCTGCAACAGATCGCCGGCCTGCGCGTGCGGCTCGAACCCACCGGCAAGTGGCAGCTGGAAGTCCGCGTGGCCGACGAGCCGCGCTGGAAACCGCCGGCCAAGCGTCTGCTGGCCGATATCGCCGCGTCGCGCCCGGCAGATTTCGAGCACCTGCCGCCGGCCGAGGCCGCGCTTGGCGCCGCCTTCGCCGCGGAATGCCGCCTCGACGCCCGCACCCTCACGCCGCGCCTGTCGCTCTCCGAGGAAACTGTCGTCGGTCTCCTGCGCACCACGGCCGCGCGCGCCGCCCTCGTGCTGCCCGACGGCAGCCCCTTCGCCGTGCAGCCGGAACCGCTCGCGTTCCAGGCCAGCGCTGCGCCGGGCAAGGCCGACCGGCTCGACCTGCATCTCGTCACGCCCGACGGACGCGTCGCCGCGGGCGCACGACTCATCGCGCCGCGCCCGGAACCGCTTTACCTGTTCGACGGCTTCGTCTGGCGCGGTCCGCCGCCGGCCCCCTCCTCCCAGCTGCCGACCGCCGCTCTCAACGACGCCCGCATTTTGCCCCGCCTGCGCGCGGCGGGCATTCGTCTGCCCGCCGGCCTGTCGGCCGAGATCCGCACCGTCGTGCTGCGTCCGCGCCTGCGCTGCTGGCTCACACCCGCCTACGAGGAGAACGAGCGCGACTTTCACGCGCAACTCGTCGCCCGCGCCGAGAACCCGCCCTGCGAACAGCGTTGGACTGAGAACGCCGGCTGGCAATGGAGCCCGCAAGGCCTGCCGCCACCACGCGGCCCGGGGGAGCCACTGCTCGAGTTCGATCTCTCCAAGGCCCAGGTCGTGAGCGGGAGCTTCGCGTCGTTTCGCCTGGTGTGGGACGGCTGGGCCGAGGCGTGGACGCGGCCCGTGTCGGACAGCTTTCCCGACGAGTTCATCGACTGGCACGAGGCACTGCCCGATGACGTCGAGCTCGATGTGTCGCCGGAACTCGCTGCGTTGCTCGGCGCGCCGTTGCGCGCGCACCTGAAACTCGGCGTCGCCCCCGCCGGAGGAAACAAGGAGGACTGGTTCGACCTGTCCGTCGGCGTGAAGATCGAGGACACCACGCTCACGCCCGAGGAAATCGCCCTGCTGGTGAAGGCCCGCGGCAAATGGGTCAGCCTGCCGAAACACGGCTGGCGCCGCCTCGACCCGTCTCTCGCCATCGATCCTCTTGCCGCCGTCGCGCTCGAACGCCTGGGCTTGAGCCTCGACGAAGTCATCGCCACGGGGCGCGCGACCAACCACCGCCTGCACGCCCTGCAGCTCGCCGCCGCGTCTGAGCCATTCGTGGGTGAGGACGCGCTGGTCATTCATCAGCTGAAAGAGCGCCTGACCCGTCTGGCCGCGTTGCCACCGCCGGCGCTTCCGGCCGGACTGCGCGCCGAGCTGCGTCCCTACCAGCGCGAAGGCTTCCAGTTTCTTGCCCACCTCTCCCGCCACGGCCTCGGCGGCATCCTCGCCGACGACATGGGCCTCGGCAAAACCGTGCAAACCCTCGCCTGGCTCCTCCACCTCGTGGAAACCGCGAATGTTCGTATTACGAACATTGTCAGCTCGCGTCCGCCCGAGGAAACCCAACCCAATGTTCGTAATACGAACATTGGGCTGGAGGGCATGCGGCCGTTCCGTTGCCTCGTGGTCTGCCCGAAGAGCGTGACGCACGGGTGGCTGACGGAGGCGGCGCGTTTTGCGCCGGAGTTGGAGACGGTGGCGTTTGACCCGGTGAACCCGCGGGCGGTCGCCGAGGCGATTGATGCGCCCGGGCGGACGGCGCCGCGCGTGCTCGTGGCCAATTACGCGCAGCTGCGGCTGCACGCCACGGCCTTCCGCGGGGCGGAATGGGACGCGGTCGTGCTCGACGAAGGGCAGTTCATCAAGAACCCCGGCAGCCAGGTGGCCATCGTCGCGCGTTCGCTGCAGGCGCAGCACCGCCTTGTGCTCACCGGCACGCCAATCGAGAACCGGCTCACGGACTTGTGGAGCTTGTTCGCTTTCGCGCAGCCCGGCCTGCTCGGCGACCAGCCCGGTTTCCGCCGCCAATACCCGGAGGTCGAACCGGCCGCCCTCGCGCGACTGCACCGGCGCGTGCAACACTTCCTGCTGCGCCGCACCAAGGCCCAGGCCGCGCCCGACCTGCCCACGCGCACCGAGGACGACATCATCGTGGACCTCGAGGGCGAACAGCGCGCGCTCTACGACGCCGAGCTGAAGCGCGCCCGCGCGCATCTGATGGGCGTGAAGACGCCCGGCGAGCTCGGCGCGGTCCGCTTCCACGTGCTCGCAAGCCTGCTCCGCCTGCGCCAGATCTGCTGCCATCCCGCGCTCGTCGATCCGGCGCACGCCGCGCTGCCCAGCGCGAAGCTCGACGCCCTGCTTGAGCGCATCGAGGAACTCGCCGACGAAGGCCACCAGGTGCTCGTGTTCAGCCAGTTCACCGGGATGTTGGAACTCATCCGCGCCCGTCTCGTGGAGGCGAACATCGGTCATCTCATTCTCACCGGTGCGACGGAGAACCGCGCCGAGCTGGTGGATCAATTCCAGACCGACAAATCCAAGACCGTCTTCCTGCTCTCGCTCAAGGCCGCCGGCTTCGGCCTCAACCTCACGGCCGCAAGCTACGCGTTCCTCTACGACCCGTGGTGGAACCCCGCGGCCGAGGCCCAGGCCATCGACCGCATCCACCGCATCGGCCAGACGCGCCCCGTGATGGCCTACCGCCTGATCGCCGACAATTCCGTCGAACAGAAGATCCGCGCCCTGCAGCGCGAGAAGTCCGCCCTCGCCTCCGCCGTCATCCAGGAAGAATCCGTCGCCACCGTGATGGACCTAGAAAGCCTGCGGGAGATTTTGAGCTGA
- a CDS encoding glycine--tRNA ligase, whose translation MSTPSAENPNLMEALVSLAKRRGFIYQSSEIYGGLNGFFDYGPLGVELKRNIRDCWWRDMVHRRDDIVGIETSIIMHPKVWEASGHVAGFTDPLVDCKVSKQRYRADQLFWSPVVVDGKVAGYVSALESEKTAEDLQAAAESFKRKKALQGALAPVVAKDFTEAAETEIPLIPSPATGEPGSLTPPRAFNMMFETNVGALKDASSVAYLRPETAQGMFVDFKNVIDTTRVKLPFGIAQVGKSFRNEITPRNFIFRSREFEQMEMEYFIHEHADWAKAHEEWITWCEKWLKSIGLPESHLSRYAHPKEKLAFYSRGTVDIMFKYPFGVQELWGIAARGNYDLTQHANASGKPQEMFDEATKKKFVPHVIEPAVGTDRIFLAVLTAAYAEEDVKDEKGNVEKRTVLRFSPRIAPVKVAVLPLLKNKEQLTDRAKALYAKLKRNYAVQYDDGGAIGKRYRRQDEAGTPWCVTIDFDTIEKPGDTFTLRERDSMSQKRITEAELFALLAEQVY comes from the coding sequence ATGTCCACTCCCTCCGCCGAAAACCCGAATCTCATGGAAGCCCTCGTGTCGCTCGCGAAGCGCCGCGGCTTCATCTACCAGTCGTCCGAAATCTACGGCGGCCTCAACGGTTTCTTCGACTACGGCCCGCTCGGCGTGGAGCTCAAGCGCAACATCCGCGACTGCTGGTGGCGCGACATGGTCCACCGCCGCGACGACATCGTCGGCATCGAGACCTCGATCATCATGCACCCCAAGGTCTGGGAAGCTTCCGGCCACGTCGCCGGCTTCACCGACCCGCTCGTGGACTGCAAGGTGAGCAAGCAGCGCTACCGGGCGGACCAGCTGTTCTGGTCGCCGGTCGTCGTGGACGGCAAGGTCGCGGGCTACGTCTCCGCGCTCGAAAGCGAGAAGACCGCCGAAGACCTCCAGGCCGCCGCCGAGTCGTTCAAGCGCAAGAAGGCCCTCCAGGGCGCGCTCGCGCCGGTCGTCGCCAAGGACTTCACCGAGGCCGCCGAAACCGAGATCCCGCTGATCCCCTCCCCCGCCACCGGCGAGCCCGGCAGCCTGACGCCGCCGCGCGCGTTCAACATGATGTTCGAGACCAATGTCGGCGCGCTCAAGGACGCCTCATCGGTCGCCTACCTCCGCCCCGAGACGGCGCAGGGCATGTTCGTGGACTTCAAGAACGTCATCGACACCACGCGCGTGAAGCTGCCCTTCGGCATCGCCCAGGTCGGCAAGTCGTTCCGCAACGAGATCACGCCGCGCAACTTCATCTTCCGCTCCCGCGAGTTCGAGCAGATGGAGATGGAGTATTTCATCCACGAGCACGCCGACTGGGCCAAGGCCCACGAGGAGTGGATCACCTGGTGCGAGAAATGGCTCAAGAGCATCGGCCTGCCCGAGTCGCACCTCTCGCGCTACGCCCACCCGAAGGAGAAGCTCGCGTTCTACTCACGCGGCACGGTGGACATCATGTTCAAGTATCCCTTCGGCGTGCAGGAGCTCTGGGGCATCGCCGCCCGCGGCAACTACGACCTCACGCAGCACGCCAACGCCAGCGGCAAGCCGCAGGAGATGTTCGACGAGGCCACGAAGAAGAAGTTCGTCCCGCACGTCATCGAGCCCGCCGTCGGCACCGACCGCATCTTCCTCGCCGTGCTCACCGCCGCCTACGCGGAAGAGGACGTGAAGGACGAGAAGGGCAACGTCGAGAAGCGCACCGTGCTGCGGTTCTCCCCGCGCATCGCCCCGGTCAAGGTCGCCGTGCTCCCGCTCCTCAAGAACAAGGAGCAGCTCACCGACCGCGCCAAGGCCCTCTACGCGAAACTCAAGCGCAACTACGCCGTGCAATACGACGACGGCGGCGCCATCGGCAAACGCTACCGCCGCCAGGACGAGGCCGGCACGCCCTGGTGCGTGACCATCGACTTCGACACCATCGAGAAGCCCGGCGACACCTTCACCCTCCGCGAGCGCGACAGCATGAGCCAGAAGCGCATCACCGAGGCTGAGCTGTTCGCCCTTCTCGCCGAGCAGGTTTACTGA
- a CDS encoding energy transducer TonB, translated as MKPLLRFLLLIAIASSLLTARAQTAVAPGYKVVVEITFDEQGVAEEGKVVSSDDPSGARVLDQIALRLAEEVKQAPRTGKDGKPVKFKARAPFNFPVEGDEGAAANEAPKPALKAAPLPAYPENLAASGTVGGAIVELVIGADGAVKQASVLRSSHPEFANAAFAAVQQWQFAPAQKDGAAVESRWRVAINFSVDEKEADWMWRVAPRPSLGAFTAVRAKLPPAAPAVAPAEKK; from the coding sequence ATGAAACCTCTCCTGCGTTTCCTCCTCCTGATTGCCATTGCGTCGAGCCTGCTCACGGCCCGCGCCCAAACCGCGGTCGCCCCCGGTTACAAGGTGGTGGTCGAGATCACTTTTGACGAGCAGGGCGTCGCCGAGGAGGGCAAGGTGGTGTCGAGCGACGACCCGAGCGGCGCGCGCGTGCTCGACCAGATCGCGCTGCGGCTCGCCGAGGAGGTCAAACAGGCCCCGCGCACGGGCAAGGACGGCAAGCCGGTCAAGTTCAAGGCCCGCGCCCCCTTCAATTTCCCGGTCGAGGGCGACGAAGGTGCCGCGGCCAACGAGGCCCCCAAGCCCGCGCTCAAGGCGGCCCCGCTGCCGGCCTATCCGGAAAACCTCGCCGCCAGCGGCACGGTCGGCGGTGCCATTGTGGAACTGGTCATCGGCGCCGACGGCGCGGTGAAGCAGGCGTCCGTGCTGCGGTCCTCGCACCCGGAGTTTGCCAACGCGGCCTTCGCCGCCGTGCAGCAGTGGCAGTTTGCCCCCGCACAGAAAGACGGCGCTGCCGTCGAGTCGCGCTGGCGCGTGGCCATCAATTTTTCGGTGGATGAAAAGGAAGCCGACTGGATGTGGCGCGTGGCGCCCCGCCCGAGCCTCGGCGCCTTCACCGCCGTGCGCGCCAAGCTCCCGCCCGCGGCCCCGGCTGTTGCGCCGGCGGAGAAGAAGTAG
- a CDS encoding energy transducer TonB translates to MTVSRPFKTTLLLVSLALAAFADDRIVPVKELIEKGTLPRPIKREAPPYPTNMERSRLEGLVEVSFVINTEGHVVNPVVMRSNNPWFERPAIEAILKWRFHPGEMDGKKVNALARQRLEFTLDDGDTPAGLWYVPRLKNPEELPPELRWTTAPQPVTTAFPVYPFEVLQAGKSGVSEIKFIIGPDGRVSASQVLQAGLPELGLAAQAMIDTWRFTPPKNQEGQPCYAALTMRHDFRPNNYGNVPLTEEALTILKKLEKKPGDIVPSNQLDAMPKPLSRRPPVYPSALRRKGQPGEAVIEFFIAPNGDAELPRIVSSTLPEFGYAAAQAVATWRFEPPRRAGKPVITRVRIPIEFTHETAPASTNEAPPENLPTPDQTP, encoded by the coding sequence ATGACCGTATCACGCCCGTTTAAAACTACCCTCCTGCTGGTGAGCCTTGCGCTCGCGGCGTTTGCCGATGACCGCATCGTGCCCGTCAAGGAGCTGATCGAGAAAGGCACGCTGCCACGCCCGATCAAGCGCGAGGCACCGCCTTATCCGACAAACATGGAGCGGTCACGTCTGGAGGGACTGGTCGAGGTTTCCTTCGTCATCAACACCGAGGGGCACGTCGTTAACCCGGTGGTGATGCGTTCCAACAACCCTTGGTTTGAGCGACCGGCCATCGAAGCGATCCTGAAGTGGCGGTTCCACCCCGGAGAGATGGACGGCAAGAAGGTTAACGCGCTGGCCCGTCAGCGCCTGGAATTCACCTTGGATGACGGCGACACGCCGGCCGGGCTGTGGTATGTGCCTAGGTTGAAAAATCCCGAGGAACTCCCGCCGGAGCTGCGCTGGACGACGGCACCCCAGCCGGTCACCACCGCTTTTCCCGTTTATCCTTTCGAGGTCCTGCAGGCCGGCAAATCCGGCGTTAGCGAGATCAAGTTCATCATTGGTCCCGACGGTCGGGTCAGCGCCAGCCAAGTGCTGCAGGCCGGACTGCCGGAGTTGGGGCTGGCGGCGCAGGCGATGATCGATACGTGGCGGTTCACCCCGCCGAAAAACCAGGAGGGACAGCCCTGTTACGCCGCGCTCACCATGCGGCATGATTTCAGGCCCAACAATTATGGCAACGTGCCTCTGACCGAGGAGGCGCTCACGATCCTGAAAAAGCTCGAGAAAAAGCCCGGGGACATCGTCCCATCCAACCAATTGGACGCAATGCCCAAGCCACTTTCCCGACGGCCGCCGGTTTACCCGTCCGCGTTGCGGCGCAAGGGCCAGCCCGGGGAGGCGGTGATCGAGTTCTTCATTGCGCCCAACGGCGACGCCGAGCTGCCGCGCATCGTCTCCAGCACGCTGCCGGAGTTCGGCTATGCAGCGGCGCAGGCGGTCGCTACCTGGCGCTTTGAACCGCCGCGCAGAGCCGGCAAACCCGTCATCACCCGGGTGCGTATCCCGATTGAATTTACCCACGAAACTGCCCCGGCCTCAACGAATGAAGCGCCGCCGGAAAACCTACCGACTCCGGACCAAACCCCATGA
- a CDS encoding TonB family protein translates to MNPPARPGCNRPVLLRLHSVFAPLGLWAGLIGLACLVGLPLRAQTAPAAADFGPALMTEWVRPEYPAEARKAKAEGTVVVEFVVEVDGSVSRETVHESADPRFNASALAAVQKWKFKPALEHGTPVASAMRVPVVFELAQLKQKNAPLFPPQVLWPVPVKETPAAADRSIEPEYPAELEERRLPGEVHIEFTVDAAGAVSQPRVLWATHPAFVETSLRAIARAGFTPARQGPLVKSSRVQYPVVFGSMGAKPSDVLAANGLTVMGGESLVRQPQLKMLIPPVFPQGRWLAGESGSCTAEFTVDAQGTPREIAILNATHPDFGGAFTAAIEAWAFQPAQNDQGPVAVRIRAVHEFAQRSDLAEFRLGARLKPGAEGIAGPAGLERKLQPLWRGFPVYPQALLERKPSGEALIEFIIDRDGRARLPLVVSATDEAFGWAAATAVSQWVFEPPVRNGQPTDVRVRIPVGFKPPEK, encoded by the coding sequence ATGAACCCGCCCGCCCGGCCAGGATGCAACCGGCCCGTGCTTTTGCGCCTGCACTCCGTTTTCGCTCCGCTCGGTCTTTGGGCCGGCCTGATCGGGCTGGCCTGCCTGGTGGGACTCCCACTCCGGGCGCAGACGGCACCCGCGGCCGCGGACTTCGGCCCCGCCCTAATGACCGAGTGGGTGCGGCCGGAATATCCGGCCGAGGCGCGCAAGGCCAAGGCCGAGGGCACCGTGGTGGTTGAGTTTGTCGTCGAGGTGGACGGCAGTGTTTCGCGGGAAACGGTTCATGAGAGTGCGGACCCGCGGTTCAACGCCTCCGCGCTGGCGGCGGTGCAAAAATGGAAGTTCAAGCCCGCGTTGGAGCACGGCACGCCGGTCGCCTCGGCCATGCGGGTGCCGGTGGTGTTCGAACTCGCGCAGCTGAAACAGAAAAACGCCCCGCTTTTCCCGCCGCAGGTGTTGTGGCCGGTCCCGGTCAAGGAGACCCCGGCCGCAGCGGACCGCAGCATCGAGCCCGAATATCCCGCCGAGCTCGAGGAGCGGCGATTGCCCGGCGAGGTGCACATCGAGTTCACGGTGGATGCCGCGGGCGCGGTGAGTCAGCCGCGCGTCCTGTGGGCGACCCATCCGGCCTTCGTGGAGACCTCGCTTCGCGCCATCGCCCGGGCGGGCTTCACGCCGGCCCGGCAGGGACCCTTGGTGAAGTCGTCCCGCGTGCAGTATCCGGTGGTCTTCGGCAGCATGGGGGCAAAACCCTCGGATGTCCTGGCTGCCAACGGGCTGACGGTGATGGGCGGTGAATCTCTGGTGCGACAGCCCCAGTTGAAAATGCTCATTCCGCCGGTGTTTCCACAGGGGCGCTGGCTGGCGGGCGAAAGCGGAAGCTGCACAGCGGAGTTCACCGTCGATGCCCAGGGCACTCCGCGCGAGATCGCAATCCTGAACGCCACCCATCCGGACTTCGGCGGCGCCTTCACCGCCGCCATCGAAGCCTGGGCCTTCCAGCCGGCACAAAACGACCAGGGCCCGGTGGCCGTCCGGATCCGCGCGGTTCATGAGTTTGCCCAGCGTTCCGACCTGGCGGAGTTCCGCTTGGGCGCCCGGTTGAAGCCGGGCGCCGAGGGCATTGCCGGCCCAGCCGGGCTGGAGCGAAAACTGCAGCCGCTCTGGCGCGGCTTTCCGGTTTATCCGCAGGCCCTGCTGGAGCGGAAACCGTCGGGCGAGGCCCTGATAGAGTTCATCATAGATCGCGACGGACGGGCGCGCCTGCCCCTGGTGGTGTCCGCCACCGACGAGGCCTTCGGCTGGGCGGCGGCCACCGCCGTGAGCCAGTGGGTGTTCGAGCCGCCGGTGAGAAACGGCCAACCGACGGATGTCCGGGTGCGTATTCCCGTGGGCTTCAAGCCGCCGGAAAAATAA
- a CDS encoding DUF962 domain-containing protein: MSRPRKTADQWFADYGDSHQHDTNELIHWICVPVIFFCVVGFIRSLPVPGAWPAWFTWDLPAALGVLVFYLRLSPPLAVGLLLFMGLCHGLLQWQAAVCPVPLWKTCLFLFVVAWIGQFIGHKIEGKKPSFFKDLVFLLIGPAWLLHFVYKRLGLKY; encoded by the coding sequence ATGAGCCGTCCCCGCAAGACCGCCGACCAGTGGTTCGCCGATTATGGCGACAGCCATCAGCACGACACCAACGAGCTCATCCACTGGATCTGCGTGCCGGTGATCTTCTTCTGCGTGGTGGGCTTCATCCGTTCGCTGCCCGTGCCGGGGGCTTGGCCGGCCTGGTTCACGTGGGACTTGCCGGCGGCTTTGGGCGTCCTGGTTTTCTATCTGCGTCTGTCCCCGCCGCTGGCCGTGGGCCTGCTGCTGTTCATGGGGCTGTGCCATGGCCTGCTCCAATGGCAGGCGGCGGTTTGCCCGGTGCCGCTGTGGAAAACCTGCCTCTTTCTTTTCGTGGTCGCGTGGATCGGCCAGTTTATCGGCCACAAAATCGAGGGAAAGAAGCCGTCGTTCTTCAAGGACCTGGTCTTTCTGCTCATCGGGCCGGCGTGGCTGCTCCACTTCGTCTACAAACGGCTCGGACTGAAATATTGA
- a CDS encoding YceI family protein: protein MRSIRTLALLLLLPLALVAAERPLKVDRTRSYVDVDVKATVDSFTARLDAYDLRATVDNKDRIKTAVLTFRFADLKTGKAERDTGMIAWLGGGDPTGRFELGILALTPSGQGQASGNLTFHGQTHLVEFPVNVVQAEGAHVITGEATIDHRNWGLKKYRKLGVLTVDPEVKIRFKFTGTPGEAAK, encoded by the coding sequence ATGAGAAGCATCCGCACGCTCGCCCTGTTGCTGCTCCTGCCCCTCGCCCTCGTGGCGGCGGAGCGCCCGTTGAAGGTGGACCGCACCCGCTCCTACGTGGACGTGGACGTGAAGGCCACCGTGGACTCCTTCACCGCCCGGCTCGACGCCTATGATCTGCGCGCCACCGTGGACAACAAGGATCGCATCAAGACCGCGGTCCTGACGTTTCGTTTTGCCGACCTCAAGACCGGCAAGGCCGAACGCGACACCGGCATGATCGCCTGGCTCGGCGGCGGCGACCCCACCGGCCGCTTCGAACTGGGCATCCTCGCGCTCACGCCGTCCGGCCAGGGCCAGGCTTCGGGCAACCTCACCTTTCATGGCCAGACGCACCTGGTGGAATTTCCCGTCAACGTGGTCCAGGCCGAGGGCGCCCATGTGATCACGGGCGAGGCGACGATCGATCACCGCAACTGGGGCTTGAAGAAATACCGCAAGCTCGGCGTGCTGACCGTGGACCCCGAGGTGAAGATCCGTTTCAAGTTCACCGGCACGCCGGGCGAAGCGGCCAAGTAA